One Penicillium oxalicum strain HP7-1 chromosome III, whole genome shotgun sequence genomic region harbors:
- a CDS encoding Hydrophobin: MKFFASALLFAATVLALPSASCDKGTDSGEVANPPKTQDITYEQASAKCGNDAVVSCCNKQTVSGSVTNVNNGLLAGVLSNAIAGGPGSDGLGLFDGCSDLSLGVPVLSLLSAQNILNKKCQQSIACCQNSRSEANGNLIGVALPCVALGSLI, encoded by the exons ATGAAGTTCTTCGCCTCTGCTCTCCTCTTTGCTGCCACCGTCCTGGCCCTTCCGTCAGCATCCTGCGACAAGGGTACTGATAGTGGTGAGGTCGCAAACCCCCCGAAGACCCAGGATATCACCTATGAACAGGCTAGCGCGAAGTGCGGCAACGATGCTGTAGTTTCCTGCTGCAACAAGCAGACCGTGTCGGGCTCTGTCACCAACGTAAACAACGGCCTTCTCGCTGGTGTTCTGTCGAATGCGATCGCCGGTGGGCCTGGCAGCGATGGACTTGGTCTGTTCGATGGCTGTAGCGACCTTAGCCTGGGTG TCCCTGTCTTGAGCTTGCTCAGTGCGCAGAACATTCTCAACAAGAAGTGCCAGCAAAGCATTGCATGCTGCCAGAACAGTCGCTCCGAGGCT AATGGTAACCTCATTGGTGTTGCCCTGCCGTGCGTCGCGTTGGGCAGCCTGATCTAA
- a CDS encoding Oxidoreductase OXR1, protein MLAPTPPFRVMIIGGSYGGLSAALNLWDLTQARLPRFNYAYDGPPPSQKIQIQTTIVDERDGYYHLIGSPKSLLCEKLASESWTRFQDIPAIQSPHFKTVQGTVSKVDCAAKVAHILNTNTGATTAEPYDFLIVASGVRRSYPTVPQSLRRDDYLEEVKKHSGRVRKAPGVVVIGGGAVGVEMAAELKMLEPDLGVTLIHSRDRLLSSEPLPNDFAQRVLATLREDGIDVILGQRVVNTVAIDSEGETRVWRLTLSDGREMTTGHVLSAVSRCIPTSTYLPEETLDEQGYVKVQPTLQFAGDIPHADCHYAIGDITAWPGIKRCGGAMHMGHYCALNIHQKMLSLCRGGSPNFKTLAASPAVIGLALGKKAVTYTPDEGTRYGEELSKTLFGEDMANQKTLAFQRALLSLSLRTSRRFLIMNDSYNSHGSSTVRDFDQDLLLYLSSFSQVSSACYAAAVPVLYRTITLRFWDMESLQAAVAGVTEGQRGQLFLKWGRRLCIVGQAKEEGFGSEAGMDFRLESRATSVILENKPAMRDGFLDYWLAISDPIPRRQFLIGNGRSHDHWDWVPIESLIRRSDHLQQADFLTRGEVSVGLESVISRHHPECKVNILHPQIVEYSMLDAETRSQLGPPNPSAEFLFDINFLLRPRLHALAVALVLRDRTQKPSLVEMYPFLVHTPGLKHLEVAPFIRPGPFPSLDRLKEQWQALHDTHSPNYTAHSTAGNLSNLRTLVLAMPVRNWASLLKVAELFPRLERLFFEPSSMVIRWQSIQTEIEDLVAVVRAFPPLKYLSVYDLESNENLRRIVDQHGTSLEGLIINPLNFLQYPKLNEFDLNHLATDCPNLMELRIQIKRSTGGQAECEMYKALGKFSKLQKLVLGLHFDSRPQPVDFPLATDDLNILRELIINAATDEKLTSAIWRLIKSNGAPILQCLRVVPFGN, encoded by the exons ATGCTGGCACCTACCCCCCCATTCCGTGTGATGATCATTGGTGGCTCTTATGGTGGTCTCTCAGCAGCTCTCAATCTATGGGATCTGACACAAGCTCGGCTTCCTCGCTTCAACTATGCGTACGATGGGCCACCTCCATCTCAAAAAATTCAAATCCAAACCACCATTGTCGACGAGCGCGACGGATATT ATCATCTTATCGGATCCCCGAAGTCCCTGCTCTGCGAGAAACTCGCCTCTGAATCGTGGACTCGCTTTCAGGATATTCCTGCAATTCAGTCACCTCACTTCAAGACTGTTCAGGGCACTGTAAGCAAGGTTGATTGTGCTGCCAAGGTTGCCCATATTCTTAATACAAATACGGGCGCAACCACTGCCGAACCGTACGATTTCCTCATTGTAGCTTCGGGGGTTCGTCGATCGTACCCGACAGTTCCTCAATCATTGAGGCGGGATGATTACCTGGAAGAAGTCAAGAAGCACTCTGGTCGAGTGCGAAAGGCTCCTGGTGTCGTGGTCATTGGTGGCG GTGCTGTTGGTGTGGAGATGGCTGCGGAACTGAAAATGCTCGAGCCTGACCTGGGGGTAACTCTCATCCACTCACGAGATCGGCTCTTGTCGTCTGAGCCCCTGCCCAATGATTTCGCCCAGCGTGTTCTCGCTACACTTCGAGAAGATGGCATTGACGTGATCTTGGGCCAACGAGTGGTAAACACCGTGGCCATAGACTCCGAAGGAGAGACTCGTGTATGGCGTTTGACACTGAGCGATGGACGAGAGATGACGACAGGACATGTTCTTAGCGCAGTATCACGATGCATCCCGACATCAACGTATTTACCGGAAGAAACTCTGGACGAACAAGGATACGTCAAAGTTCAGCCCAC TTTGCAATTTGCCGGCGACATACCTCACGCTGACTGTCACTATGCGATTGGCGATATCACCGCCTGGCCGGGTATCAAACGGTGCGGAGGCGCCATGCATATGGGCCATTACTGTGCCTTGAATATTCATCAAAAAATGCTGTCCCTCTGCCGTGGTGGAAGTCCCAATTTCAAGACTCTTGCAGCATCACCTGCAGTCATCGGGCTAGCTCTTGGGAAGAAAGCCGTCACTTATACGCCTGATGAGGGAACTCGTTATGGAGAGGAGCTGTCGAAGACTTTATTTGGCGAGGATATGGCCAACCAGA AGACTCTCGCTTTCCAACGTGCACTGTTATCACTTTCACTTCGTACCTCTCGGCGATTCTTGATCATGAACGATAGCTACAACAGTCATGGATCGTCTACTGTGCGAGATTTTGACCAAGATCTGCTCCTAT ACCTGTCATCGTTCAGCCAGGTCAGCAGCGCGTGCTATGCCGCAGCGGTGCCCGTTCTGTACCGGACGATCACGCTCAGGTTCTGGGATATGGAGAGTCTTCAGGCGGCCGTCGCAGGGGTGACGGAGGGCCAAAGAGGTCAGCTCTTCCTTAAATGGGGCAGAAGGCTCTGCATCGTTGGCCAGGCTAAGGAAGAAGGATTTGGGAGCGAGGCTGGGATGGACTTCCGACTAGAGTCACGGGCGACCAGTGTGATCCTGGAGAACAAGCCCGCCATGCGAGACGGCTTCTTGGATTATTGGCTGGCCATCAGTGATCCTATTCCACGTAGGCAATTCCTAATCGGCAATGGCAGAAGTCATGACCACTGGGACTGGGTGCCGATCGAATCTCTCATTCGACGTTCAGATCATCTGCAACAAGCTGACTTTCTGACACGCGGTGAGGTCTCGGTGGGGCTGGAATCCGTCATTTCTCGCCATCATCCAGAGTGCAAGGTGAACATCCTCCACCCGCAGATTGTGGAATACAGCATGCTTGATGCGGAAACTAGAAGTCAACTTGGTCCACCAAACCCGTCAGCTGAGTTCCTGTTTGACATCAACTTCCTTCTCCGACCTCGCCTTCACGCCCTTGCCGTAGCTCTGGTTCTGAGAGACCGGACACAGAAGCCGAGCCTCGTTGAGATGTACCCCTTCCTGGTCCACACTCCAGGCCTGAAACATCTTGAGGTGGCTCCTTTCATCCGACCAGGCCCATTTCCGTCACTTGACCGACTCAAGGAACAATGGCAAGCCTTGCACGATACCCACTCACCCAATTACACTGCGCACTCGA CCGCCGGCAACCTTTCCAACCTGCGCACGCTCGTTCTTGCCATGCCGGTGAGAAACTGGGCAAGCTTGCTCAAGGTCGCCGAGCTTTTTCCACGCCTTGAGCGACTCTTCTTTGAGCCAAGCTCTATGGTCATACGCTGGCAGAGCATCCAGACCGAGATTGAGGATTTGGTGGCTGTCGTCAGAGCATTTCCGCCTCTGAAGTACCTCAGTGTCTACGACCTTGAGAGTAATGAGAATTTACGCCGGATAGTCGATCAACATGGCACGTCGTTGGAGGGACTGATCATCAATCCTCTGAACTTTTTGCAATACCCAAAGCTCAATGAGTTTGATTTGAACCACCTCGCAACCGACTGCCCCAATCTGATGGAGCTGCGGATTCAAATCAAGCGATCAACGGGTGGTCAAGCAGAGTGTGAGATGTACAAGGCCCTCGGAAAATTCTCCAAGCTTCAAAAACTTGTGCTGGGTCTTCACTTTGATTCTCGGCCGCAGCCAGTCGACTTCCCGTTGGCCACTGACGATCTGAACATTCTCAGAGAGCTCATTATTAACGCGGCGACCGACGAGAAACTCACCTCTGCGATTTGGCGGTTGATCAAGTCCAATGGAGCCCCTATTCTACAATGTCTTCGTGTCGTGCCATTCGGGAATTGA
- a CDS encoding Glutathione S-transferase-like protein FUS3, with product MAPFGTIWSYSPSPRVMKIQAAGNINGLEVAVTPDFVMGQTNTTDEFRAKFPFGKVPAFEGADGTLLTESDAIAQYVAESGPEAASLMGATPAERAAIRQWICFAQGEVIEPVTQLGLWRLKFVPYNEATEKQALQRIERSLAYLESHLKGRTWLVGNDKVSMADITVGSSLVWGFSLSIDAEMRQKYPVTIAWFERLIQVDGVKQAFGEQTYVEKRQEYEG from the exons ATGGCACCATTCGGCACAATCTGGTCTTACTCCCCCAGCCCTCGGGTCATGAAG ATTCAGGCTGCAGGCAACATCAATGGCCTCGAAGTCGCCGTCACACCCGACTTCGTCATGGGCCAGACCAACACCACCGATGAATTCCGGGCCAAGTTTCCCTTTGGCAAGGTCCCCGCCTTCGAGGGTGCCGATGGGACCCTGTTGACCGAGTCCGACGCCATCGCACAGTACGTCGCTGAAAGTGGCCCCGAGGCGGCCAGCCTGATGGGCGCCACGCCGGCGGAGCGTGCCGCCATCCGCCAGTGGATCTGCTTTGCCCAGGGCGAGGTCATCGAGCCCGTCACCCAGCTGGGCTTGTGGCGTCTCAAGTTCGTCCCCTACAACGAGGCGACCGAGAAGCAGGCTCTGCAGCGCATCGAGCGCTCTCTGGCCTACCTGGAGTCGCACTTGAAGGGTCGCACGTGGCTCGTGGGCAACGACAAGGTCAGCATGGCTGATATCACCGTGGGATCCTCCTTGGTCTGGGGGTTTTCTCTGTCGATCGATGCCGAGATGCGTCAGAAATATCCCGTCACAATCGCCTGGTTTGAGCGTCTGATTCAAGTCGACGGTGTGAAGCAAGCCTTTGGGGAACAGACCTATGTCGAGAAGCGCCAGGAATACGAGGGCTAA
- a CDS encoding Acyl-CoA ligase sidI has translation MAVSQSVQRLQKTLAHLQPVPNRLRWSLVEGPTEPELLDLTLGDLLTLQALRYGDFECLVFPWTGSRWTYNDLKEEVDRLARGMMAMDIRQGDRVGIMAGNCEQYIAVFFAAARVGAILVVLNNTYTPSELRFALDHTGCRLLFITPRIGRHNLEEVLSDLGHKPKSNHTSNCVEEIIILRGCYQNFTTYDTVIQRGRSQPQHILQDREALLRPEDVCNLQFTSGSTGNPKAAMLTHHNLVNNSRFIGDRMKLSSFDILCCPPPLFHCFGLVLGMLAVVTHGAKIVFPSETFDPQAVLHAISDEKCTALHGVPTMFEAILSLPKPAGFDTSNLRTGIIAGAPVPRPLMKRLLEELNMTEYTSSYGLTEASPTCFNAFTTDSIHTRMTTVGKILPHARAKIIDREGNLVPIGQRGELCIAGYQLTKGYWNNPEKTAEALITDSSGTTWLKTGDEASFDEQGYCTITGRFKDIIIRGGENIYPLEIEERLASHPHVALASVIGIPDTKYGEVVGAFLQLHPGKSRPSDDELRAWTRETLGRHKAPQHVFVFGQAGIPHTVPVTGSGKVRKVELREMAMAMLGRGGRSAQSMSI, from the exons ATGGCCGTCTCACAAAGTGTGCAACGCCTTCAGAAGACGTTGGCTCATCTACAACCAGTACCAAATCGACTACGTTGGTCTCTCGTCGAAGGGCCGACCGAGCCAGAGCTCCTAGACCTCACCTTGGGAGACCTTTTGACATTACAAGCGCTTCGATACGGTGACTTTGAATGCCTTGTCTTTCCATGGACTGGCTCACGATGGACATACAATGACTTGAAAGAGGAGGTTGATCGTCTCGCGAGAGGCATGATGGCAATGGATATTCGCCAAGGTGACCGAGTGGGCATAATGGCAGGAAACTGTGAACAGTACATTGCGGTCTTCTTTGCGGCTGCCCGCGTGGGGGCCATCTTGGTGGTGTTGAACAACACATATACGCCATCGGAGCTTCGATTTGCGTTAGATCACACAG GCTGCCGTTTACTCTTCATAACACCCCGAATCGGGCGTCATAATCTCGAGGAAGTTTTATCGGATCTTGGCCATAAGCCCAAGTCCAATCACACGTCGAATTGTGTCGAGGAAATCATTATTCTTCGCGGTTGCTACCAAAATTTTACAACTTATGACACGGTCATTCAACGAGGCCGATCGCAGCCGCAACACATTCTCCAAGATCGAGAAGCTTTACTTCGGCCAGAAGATGTGTGCAACTTGCAGTTCACCAGTGGCTCTACTGGGAATCCAAAAGCAGCCATGTTGACTCATCA CAACTTGGTGAATAATTCACGTTTTATTGGCGACCGCATGAAGTTATCTTCCTTTGACATCCTCTGCTGTCCACCTCCACTTTTCCATTGCTTCGGGCTGGTCCTAGGTATGCTTGCTGTGGTAACACACGGTGCCAAGATCGTCTTCCCGAGTGAGACGTTTGACCCCCAGGCTGTCTTGCACGCTATCTCAGACGAAAAGTGTACTGCTTTGCATGGCGTTCCCACAATGTTCGAAGCCATCTTGAGTCTTCCCAAGCCCGCGGGTTTCGATACCTCTAATCTGCGGACGGGAATCATTGCTGGAGCTCCTGTTCCACGGCCTTTGATGAAGCGACTATTGGAAGAGTTGAATATGACCGAATATACGAGTAGCTACG GTTTAACCGAAGCTTCTCCTACCTGCTTCAATGCATTTACTACCGACAGCATTCACACACGCATGACGACGGTCGGGAAGATTCTACCACATGCGCGCGCCAAAATCATTGATCGTGAGGGAAATCTTGTGCCAATCGGCCAGCGTGGCGAGCTCTGTATCGCAGGCTATCAGTTGACCAAAGGCTACTGGAATAACCCCGAGAAGACCGCAGAGGCCCTAATCACCGACAGTAGTGGCACGACTTGGCTGAAGACTGGAGATGAGGCTTCATTTGATGAACAAGGTTACTGTACCATCACGGGGCGATTCAAAGACATCATCATTCGTGGTGGAGAGAATATTTACCCCCTCGAAATCGAAGAGCGTCTGGCATCACATCCACACGTGGCACTTGCCTCCGTCATTGGCATTCCTGACACCAAGTATGGCGAAGTGGTGGGCGCATTTCTTCAGCTTCATCCAGGCAAAAGTCGGCCAAGCGACGACGAGCTTCGGGCGTGGACTCGAGAAACTCTAGGACGGCACAAAGCACCACAGCATGTTTTTGTATTTGGCCAGGCGGGGATTCCCCACACGGTGCCGGTGACTGGGAGTGGAAAAGTTCGCAAGGTGGAACTGCGAGAAATGGCCATGGCAATGCTTGGACGCGGCGGCCGCAGTGCCCAGTCAATGTCCATATAA